From the Pseudomonas baltica genome, one window contains:
- a CDS encoding U32 family peptidase — translation MSLPKHHLELLSPARDVAIAREAILHGADAIYIGGPSFGARHNACNELSDIAELVEFAHRYHARVFTTLNTILHDNELEPARKLIHQLHDAGVDALIVQDLGVMELDIPPIELHASTQTDIRTLARAKFLDQAGFSQLVLARELNLQEIRAISEETDAAIEFFIHGALCVAFSGQCNISHAHNGRSANRGDCSQACRLPYTLKDDQGRVVAFEKHLLSMKDNNQSANLRALVEAGVRSFKIEGRYKDMGYVKNITAYYRQRLDDILEDRPDLARASSGRTVHFFVPDPEKTFHRGSTDYFVSDRKIDIGAFDTPTFTGVPVGVVEKVGKRDLIVNTFEPLSNGDGLNVMVKRDVVGFRANIAEPKGEFEEDGQKRYRYRVEPNEMPKGLNLKPNHPLSRNLDHNWQHALLKTSAERRIGIAWAARLTETRLALTATSEEGASASVALDGPFGLANKPEQALEQLHDLLGQLGTTQYHATDIKLDVPQAYFIPNSQLKALRREVIEALTAARVAIHPQGGRKAETTPPPVYPESHLSFLANVYNQKARDFYHRHGVKLIDAAYEAHEETGEVPVMITKHCLRFSFNLCPKQAKGVTGVRTKVAPMQLIHGDEVLTLKFDCKPCEMHVIGKMKGHILDLPLPGSGGVKQIVGHISPEDLLKTIPRAAH, via the coding sequence ATGTCCCTACCCAAACACCACCTGGAACTCCTCAGCCCGGCACGCGACGTCGCCATTGCGCGGGAGGCCATCCTGCATGGCGCCGATGCCATTTACATCGGTGGCCCGAGCTTCGGCGCGCGCCATAACGCCTGCAACGAGCTGAGCGATATCGCCGAGCTGGTTGAATTCGCCCATCGCTACCATGCGCGCGTGTTCACCACTCTCAACACCATCCTCCATGACAACGAGCTGGAACCGGCACGCAAGCTGATCCACCAGCTCCACGACGCCGGCGTCGATGCGCTGATCGTGCAGGATCTGGGGGTGATGGAGCTGGACATCCCACCCATCGAGTTGCACGCGAGCACCCAGACCGACATCCGCACCCTGGCGCGCGCGAAGTTTCTCGACCAGGCCGGGTTCTCCCAACTGGTATTGGCCCGCGAGCTGAACCTGCAGGAAATCCGTGCCATCAGCGAAGAAACCGATGCCGCCATCGAGTTTTTCATCCACGGCGCGCTGTGCGTGGCGTTTTCCGGGCAGTGCAACATCTCCCACGCCCACAACGGCCGCAGCGCCAACCGCGGCGATTGCTCCCAGGCTTGCCGCCTGCCCTACACCCTCAAGGATGATCAGGGCCGCGTGGTGGCTTTCGAGAAACACCTGTTGTCGATGAAAGACAACAACCAGAGCGCCAACCTGCGCGCTTTGGTCGAGGCCGGCGTGCGCTCGTTCAAGATCGAAGGCCGCTACAAGGACATGGGCTACGTGAAAAACATCACGGCCTATTACCGTCAGCGCCTGGACGACATCCTCGAAGACCGCCCTGACCTGGCCCGTGCTTCCAGCGGCCGTACCGTGCACTTTTTCGTGCCCGATCCGGAGAAGACCTTCCACCGCGGCAGCACCGACTATTTCGTCAGCGATCGCAAGATCGACATCGGCGCCTTCGACACCCCGACCTTCACCGGGGTACCGGTGGGCGTGGTCGAGAAAGTCGGCAAGCGCGACCTGATCGTCAACACCTTCGAGCCGCTGTCCAACGGCGATGGCCTCAACGTGATGGTCAAGCGTGACGTGGTGGGTTTTCGCGCCAATATCGCCGAGCCCAAGGGCGAGTTCGAAGAGGACGGGCAAAAACGCTATCGCTACCGCGTCGAGCCCAACGAGATGCCCAAGGGCCTGAACCTCAAGCCCAACCATCCCCTGAGCCGCAACCTCGACCATAACTGGCAACACGCCTTGCTCAAGACTTCGGCCGAGCGCCGTATCGGCATCGCCTGGGCCGCGCGCTTGACCGAAACCCGTCTGGCACTGACCGCCACCAGCGAAGAAGGCGCCAGCGCCAGTGTCGCCCTGGACGGCCCTTTCGGGCTGGCCAACAAGCCGGAACAGGCACTCGAGCAACTGCACGATCTGCTCGGCCAGTTGGGCACCACCCAGTATCACGCCACCGACATCAAGCTCGATGTACCACAGGCCTATTTCATCCCCAACTCGCAGCTCAAGGCCCTGCGCCGCGAAGTCATCGAGGCGCTGACTGCGGCACGCGTCGCCATTCACCCGCAGGGTGGGCGCAAGGCCGAGACCACACCGCCACCGGTGTATCCGGAATCGCACTTGTCGTTCCTGGCCAACGTCTACAACCAGAAGGCGCGAGACTTCTATCATCGCCACGGGGTCAAGCTGATCGATGCCGCCTACGAGGCGCATGAGGAGACCGGCGAGGTGCCGGTGATGATCACCAAGCACTGCCTGCGGTTCTCGTTCAACTTGTGCCCCAAACAGGCCAAGGGCGTGACCGGGGTGCGCACCAAGGTCGCGCCGATGCAGTTGATCCACGGCGACGAAGTGCTGACCTTGAAGTTCGACTGCAAGCCGTGCGAGATGCATGTGATCGGCAAGATGAAGGGGCACATTCTGGACTTGCCACTGCCGGGCAGTGGTGGCGTCAAGCAGATCGTCGGGCATATCAGCCCTGAAGACCTGCTCAAGACCATTCCTCGCGCCGCGCACTGA
- a CDS encoding glutathionylspermidine synthase family protein, producing MKKITVPERPDWREHVEREGFSFHTIDGERYWDERSYYQFTEAQISADIEAPTKAVHEMCMDLVARVVESEALLERLAIPPQFFDLVRTSWKEGHPHLYGRFDFSYDASGPAKCIEANYDTPTSLLEAGAVQLLWLEDQIARGVLPPEATQFNTIAEDLVRAFAAFPAGGPFYFSAMSGSVEDRGTTDFLRKMAGHAGIDARHIDIEQIGLTAAGRFVDLDGRWIERLFKLHAWEHIFHEEFGSAVPGCDTQFVEPPWKSIVSNKGMLPLLWEMNPGHPNLLAAHIDNDPRQPVPSGWVRKPYFSREGANIELRTADGQLLTEDGPYTDAPYILQALAPLPKFGDSYTLIGSWVVGDVASGIGIREDDSLITKDSSRFVPHVVLG from the coding sequence GTGAAAAAAATCACTGTCCCCGAGCGCCCGGATTGGCGCGAACACGTCGAACGTGAAGGCTTCAGCTTCCACACCATCGACGGCGAACGCTACTGGGATGAGCGCAGCTACTACCAGTTCACCGAAGCGCAGATCAGCGCGGACATCGAAGCACCCACCAAGGCCGTGCACGAGATGTGCATGGACCTGGTCGCGCGTGTGGTCGAGAGCGAAGCGTTGCTGGAGCGGCTGGCGATTCCACCGCAGTTCTTCGACCTGGTGCGTACCTCCTGGAAAGAAGGCCACCCCCATCTTTATGGCCGCTTTGACTTCAGCTACGACGCCAGTGGCCCGGCCAAATGCATCGAAGCCAACTACGACACCCCGACCAGCCTGCTCGAAGCCGGCGCGGTACAACTCCTGTGGCTGGAGGACCAGATCGCGCGTGGCGTGCTGCCGCCCGAGGCGACCCAGTTCAATACAATCGCCGAGGATCTGGTTCGCGCCTTCGCCGCCTTTCCTGCCGGCGGGCCGTTTTATTTCTCGGCGATGTCGGGCTCGGTGGAGGATCGCGGCACCACTGATTTCCTGCGCAAGATGGCGGGGCATGCCGGTATTGACGCACGGCATATCGACATTGAGCAGATCGGTCTGACCGCCGCCGGTCGCTTCGTCGACCTCGACGGTCGCTGGATCGAGCGATTGTTCAAGCTGCACGCTTGGGAGCATATCTTCCATGAGGAGTTCGGGAGCGCTGTTCCTGGCTGCGATACTCAATTCGTCGAGCCGCCCTGGAAGTCCATCGTCAGCAACAAGGGCATGCTGCCGCTGCTCTGGGAAATGAACCCGGGGCATCCGAATCTGCTGGCCGCGCATATCGACAACGACCCGCGACAACCCGTCCCCAGTGGCTGGGTGCGCAAACCGTACTTTTCCCGCGAGGGCGCCAATATCGAACTGCGTACCGCTGATGGGCAATTGCTCACCGAGGACGGGCCCTACACCGATGCACCCTACATCCTGCAGGCACTGGCACCCCTGCCGAAATTCGGCGACAGCTACACCTTGATCGGATCCTGGGTGGTGGGGGATGTGGCATCAGGGATCGGCATTCGCGAGGACGACAGCCTGATTACCAAAGACAGCAGCCGCTTCGTGCCGCACGTGGTGCTCGGCTAG
- a CDS encoding DUF1190 domain-containing protein gives MRARSSVKLVLATAVPMTLAACSHPDDAITVRNNYKSVQACVDAKVAVDVCSDAYMQALADHRKIAPTYDDQAACDADFVPGYCDVTSDGKYMPKMGGFELAMSGNLPKGGMEQANAQAAQSGHGGDNGFINGLLWGQMLGNNNNNYYSQPIYDSRDSRGAYSSSTLSRQIELGKKFGSSTQARSSSSASYTNETLGRSLGSDSSGGRSRVSSAISRGGFGQQATARSGWSGKSSSSFSVGG, from the coding sequence ATGAGAGCAAGGAGTTCGGTCAAGTTGGTATTGGCCACTGCGGTACCCATGACGCTCGCGGCATGCAGCCATCCGGATGACGCGATCACGGTGCGCAACAATTACAAGAGCGTGCAGGCCTGCGTGGATGCCAAGGTGGCGGTCGACGTGTGTTCCGATGCCTATATGCAGGCCCTGGCGGATCACCGCAAGATCGCCCCGACGTACGACGACCAGGCGGCCTGCGACGCGGACTTCGTGCCGGGCTACTGCGATGTCACCTCGGACGGCAAGTACATGCCGAAAATGGGCGGTTTCGAACTGGCCATGTCCGGCAACCTGCCCAAAGGCGGCATGGAACAGGCGAACGCCCAGGCGGCCCAGTCGGGCCACGGCGGCGACAATGGCTTTATCAATGGTCTGCTGTGGGGGCAGATGCTCGGCAACAACAATAACAACTACTATTCGCAGCCCATTTACGATTCACGGGACAGCCGCGGCGCTTACAGCAGTTCGACGCTGTCCCGGCAGATCGAACTGGGCAAGAAGTTCGGCTCCTCGACTCAGGCGCGCAGCAGTTCGAGCGCCAGTTACACCAACGAAACCCTGGGCCGCAGCCTGGGCAGCGACTCGAGCGGCGGTCGCTCGCGGGTCAGCTCGGCGATCTCCCGTGGCGGCTTCGGCCAGCAAGCCACCGCCCGCAGCGGCTGGAGCGGCAAGAGCTCCAGCAGTTTCAGTGTCGGCGGCTAG
- a CDS encoding DUF350 domain-containing protein: MLDALRLSLNATAVFGFIIYIVVAALLFALFQFIYTHMTPHKEFQLIRDNNPAAAIGLGGSLIGFALPASSIIAYSVSVLDFVVWVVIAAVVQLLAFFATSLVLKDLSARIARGEMAAAIYAASVAISVGFLNSACMTPSA; encoded by the coding sequence ATGCTTGACGCGCTTCGTCTGTCACTCAACGCGACTGCGGTTTTCGGTTTTATCATCTATATCGTCGTGGCCGCGTTGCTGTTCGCGCTGTTCCAGTTCATCTACACGCACATGACCCCGCACAAGGAGTTCCAGCTCATCCGCGACAACAACCCTGCCGCGGCAATCGGCCTGGGCGGATCGTTGATCGGCTTCGCGCTGCCGGCCAGCAGCATCATCGCCTATAGCGTCAGCGTGCTGGATTTCGTGGTTTGGGTGGTGATCGCCGCCGTGGTGCAGTTGCTGGCGTTCTTCGCCACCAGTCTGGTGCTCAAGGACCTCTCGGCGCGCATCGCCCGTGGCGAAATGGCGGCCGCTATCTACGCCGCCTCGGTGGCGATCAGCGTCGGTTTTCTCAACTCGGCGTGCATGACACCGTCGGCCTGA
- a CDS encoding DUF2491 family protein — protein MSWIKRVMGLQAPASVGKPLSGADQAPFGLAAGRMLCLDPHLKALLTGESTLVVPDDEKVAAVGRIDLGQGKRLDRFYLDNEDYFLQVVMNGPREDDIEDIILFGYHEMRTVASKAELLRLVGPDSKIGMPYYELEGTEYARQWGSEDGQTELTPMTEHVKSPETAYTIYHNSLLYARDTGLRNRREFLLFSTEEDEEGNVALSTAVGVTLQITDISVL, from the coding sequence ATGAGTTGGATCAAGCGCGTGATGGGCCTGCAAGCGCCTGCATCAGTTGGCAAACCGCTGTCCGGCGCAGACCAAGCGCCCTTTGGACTGGCAGCGGGGCGCATGCTGTGCCTCGATCCGCACCTCAAGGCCTTGCTGACCGGCGAGTCGACGCTGGTGGTGCCCGATGACGAAAAGGTCGCGGCCGTCGGCAGGATCGACCTGGGGCAAGGCAAGCGCCTTGATCGCTTCTATCTCGATAACGAGGATTACTTCCTGCAAGTGGTCATGAACGGCCCCCGCGAAGACGACATCGAGGACATCATCCTGTTCGGCTATCACGAGATGCGCACAGTCGCCAGCAAGGCCGAGTTGCTGCGCCTCGTAGGCCCAGATTCGAAGATCGGCATGCCCTACTACGAGCTTGAAGGCACCGAGTACGCACGCCAATGGGGCTCCGAGGACGGGCAGACGGAGCTGACGCCGATGACCGAACATGTAAAAAGCCCTGAAACGGCCTACACGATCTACCACAACAGCCTTCTCTACGCCCGCGACACTGGCTTGCGTAACCGCCGCGAATTCCTGTTGTTTTCCACTGAAGAAGACGAAGAGGGCAACGTGGCGCTGTCGACTGCAGTGGGCGTGACCCTGCAAATCACCGATATTTCCGTGCTCTGA
- a CDS encoding PspA/IM30 family protein: MSIWKKLVTAVRGGASEVGESIIDANAIRILEQEQRDADNALIKARNGLIEIKSKQKIAQQRVEGLDSDIASWESKAMAALTANQEGLAGECAERVAALEAQRNQEAELASQFGKQVGLLQAQIAKAEAQLKGIRQQTEMAKARETVQQARVATANATGGANGKVETAVGSLARIKQRQDEQDARLEAAEEIAASANGADLDQRLQAAGIGAKAGGADDVLARLKARQAGNNAR, from the coding sequence ATGAGTATCTGGAAGAAACTGGTGACCGCCGTCCGTGGCGGTGCAAGCGAGGTTGGCGAGTCGATCATCGATGCCAATGCCATTCGTATCCTCGAACAAGAGCAGCGCGACGCTGACAACGCGCTGATCAAGGCTCGTAATGGCCTGATCGAGATCAAGTCCAAGCAAAAGATCGCCCAACAGCGCGTCGAAGGCCTGGACAGCGACATCGCCAGCTGGGAATCCAAGGCCATGGCCGCACTGACCGCCAATCAGGAAGGCCTGGCCGGTGAATGCGCCGAGCGTGTCGCCGCACTCGAAGCCCAGCGCAATCAGGAAGCCGAGCTCGCCAGCCAGTTCGGCAAGCAAGTCGGTCTGCTGCAAGCGCAGATCGCCAAGGCCGAGGCGCAGCTCAAAGGCATTCGCCAGCAGACCGAAATGGCCAAAGCCCGCGAAACCGTGCAGCAGGCAAGGGTCGCTACCGCCAATGCAACGGGCGGTGCCAACGGCAAGGTTGAAACCGCTGTGGGCTCGCTGGCGCGCATCAAGCAGCGCCAGGATGAACAGGACGCGCGCCTCGAAGCCGCCGAAGAAATCGCTGCCTCCGCCAATGGCGCAGATCTGGACCAGCGTCTGCAGGCCGCCGGAATCGGTGCGAAGGCGGGCGGCGCGGATGACGTGCTGGCACGTTTGAAAGCCAGACAAGCCGGCAATAACGCTCGATAA
- a CDS encoding YjfI family protein yields the protein MRTRLAEAGLVKREFWVLPENVGALRGIEKALRQPFLGERIKLENHMTENSNWTISSLHKALAELEIVTSGSIKLGLSEGGDSSILLTMTEQGDLPIYIAVSGEQILVDTTLVEVAHVKDIAAFNSLVLRSRDLFPLSSVGVETLGDGTDVYCMFGALSSASALTVIVQEILTLADNVIRAVDAFEDHFNVNL from the coding sequence ATGCGCACTCGGCTTGCCGAAGCCGGCTTGGTCAAGCGCGAGTTCTGGGTGTTGCCTGAGAACGTCGGTGCGCTGCGAGGGATCGAGAAAGCGTTACGCCAGCCCTTTTTAGGGGAACGGATCAAATTGGAGAACCACATGACCGAAAACAGCAACTGGACCATCAGTTCCCTGCACAAGGCACTCGCGGAGCTGGAAATCGTCACCTCGGGCAGCATCAAGCTGGGGCTCAGCGAAGGCGGTGATTCAAGCATTCTGCTGACCATGACCGAGCAGGGTGATCTGCCGATCTATATCGCCGTGTCAGGCGAGCAGATCCTGGTCGATACAACGCTGGTCGAAGTCGCCCACGTCAAGGACATCGCCGCCTTCAACAGCCTGGTATTGCGCAGCCGCGACCTGTTCCCATTGTCCTCGGTGGGCGTCGAGACGCTGGGCGACGGTACTGACGTGTATTGCATGTTCGGCGCCCTGAGCTCCGCTTCGGCCTTGACCGTCATCGTGCAGGAAATCCTCACCCTGGCGGACAACGTCATCCGCGCAGTCGATGCGTTCGAAGACCATTTCAACGTCAACCTTTAA
- a CDS encoding aliphatic sulfonate ABC transporter substrate-binding protein — protein sequence MAVAWALGAPAQAAETIRIGYQKSSTLITLLKSQGTLEQALKDKGIDVSWHEFPSGLPLLEALNIGNVDISADVADTVPIFAQAAQAKLTYFAEEAPSPAAQAIVVRNDSPIHQLADLKGKKIAVTKAAGTHYLLIAALAKAGLKFADIDPAYLSPADGRAAFENNKVDAWVTWEPFLTSVQRQLPTRVLADGTGLANYKRYYLTSTPYAQAHPQVLKLVYEQLQQAGQWIKAHPQDAAKVLGPLWGNLDAPTVEAANAHRSYQVEPVQADQLGEQQKIADAFLAAKLLPKAVDAHDVQIWKP from the coding sequence ATGGCAGTCGCCTGGGCACTCGGCGCACCTGCCCAGGCCGCCGAAACCATTCGCATCGGTTATCAAAAGTCATCGACCCTGATCACCTTGCTGAAAAGCCAGGGCACCCTGGAGCAGGCGCTCAAGGACAAGGGTATCGACGTCAGCTGGCATGAATTCCCTAGCGGCCTGCCGCTGCTGGAGGCGCTGAACATCGGTAACGTCGACATCAGCGCGGACGTCGCCGATACGGTCCCGATCTTTGCCCAGGCCGCCCAGGCCAAGCTCACTTACTTCGCCGAAGAAGCGCCCTCGCCCGCCGCCCAGGCCATCGTCGTGCGCAATGACTCGCCGATTCACCAATTGGCCGACCTGAAGGGCAAAAAGATTGCCGTGACCAAGGCCGCCGGCACCCATTACTTGTTGATCGCCGCGCTGGCCAAGGCCGGCCTGAAATTTGCCGATATCGACCCCGCCTACCTGTCTCCGGCCGATGGCCGCGCGGCATTCGAAAATAACAAGGTCGACGCTTGGGTGACCTGGGAACCCTTCCTTACCAGCGTCCAGCGCCAGCTGCCGACCCGTGTACTGGCCGACGGCACTGGCCTTGCCAACTATAAGCGCTATTACCTGACCAGCACGCCGTACGCCCAGGCCCACCCGCAAGTGCTCAAGCTGGTCTACGAGCAATTGCAACAGGCTGGCCAATGGATCAAGGCCCATCCGCAAGACGCCGCGAAGGTGCTGGGCCCGCTGTGGGGCAACCTCGACGCGCCCACCGTAGAGGCGGCCAACGCCCATCGCAGCTATCAGGTCGAGCCGGTCCAGGCTGACCAACTGGGCGAACAGCAGAAAATCGCCGATGCGTTCCTTGCTGCCAAATTGCTGCCCAAGGCGGTTGACGCCCATGACGTGCAGATCTGGAAACCCTGA
- a CDS encoding polysaccharide lyase family 7 protein, with the protein MIDLSTWNLTIPQGSPALTVATARLQTWTDTYFKRSGSTLIFWAPVTGAHFGSSHFPRSELRETDQAGSPLSWRYNSGSNTLKGKVAVNQVPSEGKVVVAQIHAINSPSPLVKIQYRWENGSGNVDITYRTKPGDTKSPIVYTRTNMPLGQAFNYSMRVNKEGEVIMMINGQGVKTKLNGNWKPYQFYFKAGNYTLDNTGYASEGGKVTYYALKATHPNSG; encoded by the coding sequence ATGATCGATCTCTCCACCTGGAATCTCACCATTCCCCAAGGGTCACCCGCACTGACCGTCGCCACCGCCCGCTTGCAGACCTGGACCGACACCTACTTCAAACGCTCCGGCAGCACCCTGATATTCTGGGCCCCGGTCACCGGCGCGCACTTTGGCAGCAGCCACTTCCCCCGCAGCGAATTACGCGAAACCGACCAAGCCGGCAGCCCGCTGAGCTGGCGCTACAACAGTGGCAGCAACACCCTCAAAGGCAAGGTCGCGGTCAACCAGGTGCCGTCCGAAGGCAAGGTGGTGGTGGCGCAGATTCATGCGATCAACTCGCCATCCCCGCTGGTCAAGATCCAGTACCGATGGGAAAACGGCAGCGGCAACGTCGACATCACCTACCGCACCAAGCCCGGCGACACCAAGAGCCCGATCGTCTACACCCGGACCAACATGCCGTTGGGCCAGGCCTTCAACTATTCGATGCGGGTCAACAAGGAAGGCGAGGTGATCATGATGATCAACGGCCAAGGCGTGAAGACCAAACTCAACGGCAACTGGAAGCCGTATCAGTTCTACTTCAAGGCGGGCAACTACACGCTGGACAACACCGGCTATGCCAGCGAAGGCGGCAAGGTCACCTATTACGCCCTCAAGGCCACGCACCCTAACAGCGGTTGA
- a CDS encoding SDR family oxidoreductase has product MIAITGATGQLGRLVITALLERVPAAQVVALVRDPQKAEDIAELGVDVRHADYSLPGTLGAALAGVEKLLLISSNELGQRANQHRAVIDAARAAGVKLVAYTSVLHADTSALGLAEEHRQTEQALQASGVPYVLLRNGWYSENYLAGVASALAHNTLLGSAGEGRISSASRADYAAAAAVVLTGNDHAGKVYELAGDDSYTLSQLAALIAQQSGTEVAYRNLPQAEYEKVLVDAGLPEPVAELLADSDAAAAKGALFDDEKQLSALIGRPTTPVAVSLQHALAK; this is encoded by the coding sequence ATGATCGCAATTACTGGCGCTACTGGCCAACTCGGCCGCCTGGTCATCACCGCACTGCTTGAGCGCGTACCTGCCGCGCAGGTAGTCGCCTTGGTGCGTGATCCGCAAAAGGCTGAAGACATCGCTGAACTGGGTGTGGACGTCCGCCACGCCGATTACAGCCTGCCGGGTACTTTGGGCGCGGCGTTGGCTGGAGTCGAAAAGCTGCTGTTGATCTCCTCCAACGAGCTGGGCCAACGTGCCAATCAGCATCGGGCGGTGATCGATGCGGCCAGGGCGGCGGGGGTCAAGTTGGTGGCGTATACCAGCGTGCTGCATGCCGATACCTCCGCCCTGGGCCTGGCCGAAGAACACCGGCAGACCGAGCAGGCGTTGCAGGCCAGCGGTGTGCCCTACGTACTGCTGCGTAACGGCTGGTACAGCGAGAATTATCTGGCCGGGGTCGCTAGCGCGCTGGCCCATAACACCTTGCTGGGCAGCGCTGGGGAGGGTCGGATTTCTTCCGCCAGCCGCGCCGATTATGCTGCGGCCGCTGCGGTGGTGCTGACGGGCAATGATCATGCCGGGAAGGTGTACGAGCTGGCAGGGGACGACAGCTACACCCTGAGCCAGCTGGCAGCGCTGATTGCCCAGCAGTCGGGTACCGAGGTGGCTTACCGGAATCTGCCGCAGGCCGAGTATGAGAAAGTCCTGGTCGACGCCGGCCTGCCCGAGCCCGTGGCCGAGCTGCTGGCCGATTCGGATGCCGCCGCTGCAAAGGGCGCGCTGTTCGATGACGAAAAGCAGCTCAGTGCACTGATCGGGCGTCCGACCACGCCGGTTGCCGTTTCGCTGCAGCACGCGCTGGCGAAGTAG
- a CDS encoding helix-turn-helix domain-containing protein, with protein MSIPETFTVPFSVAARRGELLNAQCPSRDVLKHMTSRWGVLVLVILLGGMHRFSDLRRKIGGVSEKMLAQTLQGLEADGLLDRKSLPVVPPHVEYSLTPLGIEAARHLEVMVDWIEASMPRIMAYRERREEGNVD; from the coding sequence ATGAGTATTCCCGAGACGTTCACCGTGCCGTTTTCAGTCGCCGCCCGACGTGGCGAGTTGCTAAATGCTCAATGCCCATCGCGCGATGTGCTCAAGCACATGACCAGCCGCTGGGGCGTGCTGGTGCTGGTGATCCTGTTGGGTGGCATGCATCGGTTCAGCGATCTGCGGCGCAAGATCGGCGGTGTCAGCGAAAAGATGCTCGCGCAGACGCTACAGGGCCTGGAGGCCGACGGTTTGCTTGATCGCAAGTCCCTGCCGGTGGTGCCGCCCCATGTCGAATACAGCCTCACGCCTTTGGGCATAGAAGCGGCGCGGCACCTGGAAGTGATGGTGGACTGGATCGAAGCCAGCATGCCGCGGATCATGGCGTATCGTGAGCGCCGTGAAGAAGGAAACGTCGATTGA
- a CDS encoding DUF1345 domain-containing protein, with translation MPRLAHTHPRLTACVLLGIVVGALIPASSVIAKILIGWNAGTWSYLALMLWLAARSPFARVKQIAEVEDENAGLVLVTVCVAAIASLFAIGLELAASQGPANSAHALDYLYTGLTVVGSWLLIGVIFALHYARLFYTRTGKEPTLRFADGETNPDYWDFLYFSYTLSVAVQTSDVGVASRPLRKTVLAHSLIGFVFNTVILGFSINVAAGLMH, from the coding sequence CTGCCTCGCCTCGCTCATACCCATCCGCGCCTCACCGCTTGCGTGCTGCTCGGCATCGTTGTTGGCGCTTTGATACCGGCGTCCTCGGTGATCGCCAAGATCCTCATCGGCTGGAACGCCGGCACCTGGAGTTACCTGGCGCTGATGCTGTGGCTCGCGGCCCGCTCACCCTTCGCACGGGTCAAACAAATTGCCGAAGTCGAGGACGAGAATGCCGGGCTGGTGCTGGTCACGGTGTGCGTCGCGGCGATCGCCAGCCTGTTCGCCATCGGCCTGGAGCTCGCCGCCAGCCAGGGCCCGGCGAACAGCGCTCACGCCCTGGACTACCTGTATACCGGCCTCACCGTCGTCGGCTCGTGGTTGCTGATCGGGGTGATTTTCGCCCTGCACTACGCGCGGCTGTTCTATACCCGCACCGGCAAGGAACCGACCCTGCGTTTTGCCGACGGTGAAACCAATCCCGACTACTGGGACTTTCTGTATTTTTCCTACACCCTCAGCGTGGCCGTGCAGACCTCCGACGTCGGCGTCGCCTCTCGCCCGCTGCGCAAGACCGTGCTGGCTCACTCGCTGATCGGCTTTGTCTTCAACACCGTGATACTGGGGTTTTCCATCAACGTTGCCGCAGGGCTGATGCATTGA